One Diadema setosum chromosome 8, eeDiaSeto1, whole genome shotgun sequence genomic window carries:
- the LOC140231473 gene encoding 5-demethoxyubiquinone hydroxylase, mitochondrial-like, whose amino-acid sequence MLTVPQLRCAAFRQCMLLAKNQLVLHRVGERAASSMTGLSRKQMIDRIIRVDHAGELGADRIYAGQMAVLKNTSVGPLIQEMWDQEKHHKETFERLIPQHRVRPTALLPIWNVAGFVLGAGTALMGKEAAMACTVAVEESIGEHYNDQIRALIDDDPEVHKELLEIIKEFRDDELEHLNTGLEHDAKKAPMYPVLDAVIKGGCKAAIWLSERI is encoded by the exons ATGCTGACCGTTCCCCAGCTGCGTTGTGCGGCCTTCAGGCAGTGCATGCTTCTGGCCAAGAATCAGCTAGTCCTGCATCGAGTGGGAGAGAGGGCCGCAAGTTCCATGACGGGCCTGAGCAGGAAGCAGATGATCGACCGCATCATCCGTGTCGATCACGCTGGTGAATTGGGAGCTGACAGAATCTATGCCGGCCAGATGGCGGTCCTGAAGAACACCTCAGTGGGACCCCTTATCCAG GAAATGTGGGATCAGGAAAAACATCACAAGGAGACATTTGAGAGGTTGATTCCTCAGCACCGAGTCCGACCCACTGCATTGCTGCCCATCTGGAATGTGGCAGGGTTTGTTCTAG GGGCAGGCACAGCCTTGATGGGAAAGGAGGCCGCCATGGCGTGCACGGTAGCAGTGGAAGAGTCCATCGGTGAACATTACAACGA TCAGATACGAGCACTGATTGATGATGACCCAGAGGTCCACAAAGAGCTCCTGGAAATCATCAAGGAATTCAGGGACGATGAACTGGAACATCTCAACACAGGATTGGAGCATGATGCCAAGAAG GCACCCATGTACCCTGTCTTGGATGCAGTCATCAAAGGCGGATGCAAGGCTGCCATCTGGCTGTCGGAGCGAATATGA
- the LOC140231474 gene encoding uncharacterized protein isoform X2 → MSSTIVRCRTCLRLLDVNRLTISQHILLASHSQRAMYSNEPKGSKVEDVKKVEDSGQEDEPDVPFKFSSSKAATWTADESFGAQYSRPWWKVAPLSISLCIFMAWVFLRSESDIDRELEKTLHDRLPDLFPQAEQESPTTATQQSQEGEESPNVSPS, encoded by the exons ATGTCTTCGACAATTGTGCGTTGTAGAACGTGTCTGAGACTCCTCGATGTAAACCGTCTTACGATCAGTCAACACAT ACTTCTGGCATCACACTCACAGAGGGCAATGTACTCAAATGAACCCAAAGGTTCCAAGGTTGAGGATGTTAAGAAGGTGGAGGATAGTGGACAAGAAGATGAACCAGATGTACCTTTTAAGTTCTCAAGCAGCAAAGCAGCAACTTGGACCGCCGATGAGAGCTTTGGGGCCCAATACTCTCGTCCCTGGTGGAAGGTTGCGCCCCTCAGCATAAGCCTCTGCATCTTCATGGCCTGGGTCTTCTTAAGGTCGGAGAGCGATATAGACAGGGAGCTTGAAAAGACTCTGCATGACCGCCTTCCCGATCTGTTCCCACAAGCTGAGCAGGAGTCTCCGACCACTGCCACTCAGCAGTCTCAAGAAGGAGAAGAGAGTCCCAATGTCTCACCTTCATGA
- the LOC140231474 gene encoding uncharacterized protein isoform X1, with protein sequence MSSTIVRCRTCLRLLDVNRLTISQHMSPCPQRLLASHSQRAMYSNEPKGSKVEDVKKVEDSGQEDEPDVPFKFSSSKAATWTADESFGAQYSRPWWKVAPLSISLCIFMAWVFLRSESDIDRELEKTLHDRLPDLFPQAEQESPTTATQQSQEGEESPNVSPS encoded by the exons ATGTCTTCGACAATTGTGCGTTGTAGAACGTGTCTGAGACTCCTCGATGTAAACCGTCTTACGATCAGTCAACACAT GTCACCATGTCCTCAAAGACTTCTGGCATCACACTCACAGAGGGCAATGTACTCAAATGAACCCAAAGGTTCCAAGGTTGAGGATGTTAAGAAGGTGGAGGATAGTGGACAAGAAGATGAACCAGATGTACCTTTTAAGTTCTCAAGCAGCAAAGCAGCAACTTGGACCGCCGATGAGAGCTTTGGGGCCCAATACTCTCGTCCCTGGTGGAAGGTTGCGCCCCTCAGCATAAGCCTCTGCATCTTCATGGCCTGGGTCTTCTTAAGGTCGGAGAGCGATATAGACAGGGAGCTTGAAAAGACTCTGCATGACCGCCTTCCCGATCTGTTCCCACAAGCTGAGCAGGAGTCTCCGACCACTGCCACTCAGCAGTCTCAAGAAGGAGAAGAGAGTCCCAATGTCTCACCTTCATGA
- the LOC140232329 gene encoding histone H3.3A, with translation MARTKQTARKSTGGKAPRKQLATKAARKSAPSTGGVKKPHRYRPGTVALREIRRYQKSTELLIRKLPFQRLVREIAQDFKTELRFQSAAIGALQEASEAYLVGLFEDTNLCAIHAKRVTIMPKDIQLARRIRGERA, from the exons ATGGCCCGTACAAAGCAGACAGCCCGAAAGTCAACTGGAGGGAAGGCTCCCCGTAAGCAGCTGGCCACCAAGGCAGCCAGGAAGAGCGCCCCATCCACCGGAGGTGTCAAGAAGCCCCATCGTTACAGGCCTGGAACCGTCGCCCTCCGAGAGATCAGGCGCTACCAAAAGAGCACAGAGCTGCTGATCCGAAAACTGCCATTCCAGCGCCTGGTGCGCGAGATTGCCCAGGACTTCAAGACTGAGTTGAGATTCCAGAGTGCTGCCATTGGTGCTCTTCAG GAGGCCAGCGAAGCATACCTTGTTGGTCTGTTCGAGGACACCAACCTTTGCGCCATCCATGCTAAGAGAGTGACCATCATGCCGAAAGACATTCAACTGGCCAGGAGAATCCGCGGAGAACGAGCATAA